In Herbaspirillum sp. WKF16, one genomic interval encodes:
- a CDS encoding putative bifunctional diguanylate cyclase/phosphodiesterase: protein MNRTARWLMLPPSTRQRIGNGGPAAASATRSSRIRRRRTRRLIGKIGQGARSSLFPWSAPPSTATPGEHALDRLRIALQDADQAHPHMALAHIGDCRDYLRELIPGIDAAGARLHEGWPDFLNSLLTRAFRDVATIIDSHIAADRRLLDRYRNYSEHIFSYTPNGLLVMDAQCRMRAANPVIRRIFGMSSDDDVEGIPLNSVFNVPALYSAAKEVISTGLPHQGINLVDENGRERCGHYQFGLSRFDNGDEHLLLLVAHDISKVLEAKTALADSEERFRLSFHQAAVGLVHFDAEGRILRSNRKLQQVLGYDAYEMQGMNLCELADPAEHCDHDHMTRRILAGEIQDYVAEKRYVRKDGESIWGQVTVSSMREGSGEAHFIAAIEDITERKAAECRMRHLANHDLLTGLPNRGLMMDRLATAIHQAKRSRQTLAVLFIDLDRFKTINDSLGHDVGDQVIIEVARRLQDSVRAGDTVARLGGDEFVVVLVNAGQQQNVAAVADKILNAICEPMLLSGHELFLGGSIGISMYDRDGADCITLLKNADTAMYQAKQSGKRRYTFYVNEMSKDALRFLRMEAALRRALERREFYLVYQPQVNIASGHIIGFEALIRWQPPGEAVVSPDKFIALAEETGLIVPIGEWVLETACRQLVSWQQEGLCAGDIKMSVNLSAAQFRQADMVETVKRVLALSGCPASCLVLEITESVIMDSPESTVGILNALSERGVRLAMDDFGTGYSSLSYLKRFPIHTLKIDRSFIRDISVDCDDAEIVKAVIAMAHAMNRNIVAEGVEDRVQLDFLRNHGCDQAQGYYFGKGISHQEAALLLSRQRLLMTAAAHAAPCAT from the coding sequence ATGAATCGAACTGCCCGTTGGCTCATGCTGCCCCCTTCAACGCGGCAGCGGATCGGTAACGGCGGCCCGGCCGCCGCAAGCGCGACACGCTCGAGCCGGATACGCCGGCGCCGAACCAGGCGGCTGATCGGGAAAATCGGCCAGGGCGCCCGGTCGTCCCTTTTCCCTTGGAGCGCGCCGCCGTCCACGGCGACACCGGGCGAACATGCTCTTGATCGCCTGCGCATCGCCTTGCAAGACGCCGACCAGGCCCATCCGCACATGGCGCTCGCCCACATCGGCGATTGCCGCGACTACCTGCGCGAGCTCATACCCGGTATCGATGCCGCCGGCGCCCGGCTCCACGAGGGTTGGCCGGACTTCCTCAATTCGCTGCTCACGCGGGCGTTTCGCGATGTCGCCACCATCATCGATTCGCATATCGCCGCCGACCGCCGCCTGCTGGATCGCTATCGCAATTATTCGGAACACATTTTCAGCTACACCCCCAACGGCCTGCTCGTCATGGATGCCCAGTGTCGCATGCGCGCCGCCAATCCTGTCATCAGGCGGATCTTCGGGATGTCGTCCGACGACGACGTCGAAGGCATTCCCCTCAATTCGGTCTTCAACGTGCCGGCGTTATACAGCGCCGCCAAGGAAGTGATTTCCACGGGCTTGCCGCACCAGGGAATCAACCTGGTCGACGAGAACGGCCGCGAGCGCTGCGGCCACTATCAGTTCGGCCTCTCGCGATTCGACAACGGCGACGAGCACCTGCTGCTGCTCGTCGCCCATGACATTTCCAAGGTGCTGGAGGCGAAGACCGCCCTGGCCGACAGCGAGGAACGGTTCCGGCTTTCCTTCCACCAGGCCGCCGTAGGGCTGGTGCACTTCGACGCGGAAGGCCGCATCCTGCGCAGCAACCGCAAGCTGCAGCAGGTGCTGGGATATGACGCGTATGAAATGCAGGGCATGAACCTGTGCGAGCTTGCCGATCCGGCCGAGCACTGCGACCACGACCACATGACCCGGCGCATCCTGGCCGGGGAGATCCAGGACTATGTCGCCGAAAAACGCTATGTGCGAAAGGACGGCGAATCCATCTGGGGCCAGGTGACCGTATCGTCGATGCGCGAAGGCAGCGGGGAGGCCCACTTCATCGCGGCCATCGAAGACATCACGGAAAGAAAGGCGGCCGAATGCCGGATGCGGCACCTGGCCAATCACGACCTGCTGACAGGATTGCCCAATCGGGGCCTGATGATGGATCGGCTGGCCACGGCCATCCACCAGGCAAAGCGCTCGCGCCAGACGCTGGCCGTGTTATTCATCGACCTGGATCGATTCAAGACCATCAACGACAGCCTGGGCCATGACGTGGGCGACCAGGTCATCATCGAGGTAGCCCGCCGCCTGCAGGACTCGGTGCGGGCGGGCGACACCGTAGCCCGCCTCGGCGGCGACGAATTCGTCGTGGTGCTGGTGAACGCCGGGCAGCAGCAGAATGTCGCTGCCGTGGCGGACAAGATCCTCAACGCCATCTGCGAGCCGATGCTGCTGAGCGGCCATGAGCTGTTCCTCGGCGGCAGCATCGGCATCAGCATGTACGACCGCGACGGCGCAGACTGCATCACGCTGCTGAAAAATGCCGATACCGCGATGTACCAGGCCAAGCAGAGCGGAAAGCGCCGCTATACCTTCTACGTCAATGAGATGAGCAAGGATGCCCTGCGTTTCCTGCGCATGGAAGCTGCCCTGCGGCGGGCGCTGGAGCGGCGGGAGTTTTACCTGGTCTACCAGCCGCAGGTCAATATCGCCAGCGGCCATATCATCGGCTTCGAGGCGCTGATCCGCTGGCAGCCGCCCGGCGAGGCGGTCGTCTCTCCCGACAAGTTCATCGCGCTGGCGGAAGAAACCGGCCTCATCGTGCCGATAGGCGAATGGGTGCTTGAGACCGCTTGCCGGCAACTGGTGTCCTGGCAGCAGGAAGGCCTTTGCGCCGGGGACATCAAGATGTCGGTCAACCTGTCCGCCGCCCAGTTCAGGCAGGCGGACATGGTGGAGACGGTAAAGCGGGTGCTCGCCCTGAGCGGCTGCCCCGCGTCCTGCCTGGTCCTGGAAATTACCGAGAGCGTCATCATGGACTCCCCCGAATCCACGGTCGGCATCCTCAACGCGCTGAGCGAAAGGGGCGTGCGGCTGGCGATGGATGATTTCGGCACCGGCTACTCCAGTCTCAGTTACCTCAAGCGTTTTCCCATTCATACGCTGAAGATCGATCGCAGTTTCATTCGCGACATCTCGGTCGATTGCGACGACGCCGAAATCGTCAAGGCGGTCATCGCAATGGCCCACGCGATGAATCGCAATATCGTCGCCGAGGGCGTGGAAGACAGGGTGCAGCTGGATTTCCTGAGAAACCACGGCTGCGACCAGGCACAGGGCTATTACTTCGGCAAGGGCATCTCCCATCAGGAAGCCGCCTTGCTGCTTTCACGCCAGCGCCTGCTGATGACCGCCGCCGCACATGCCGCGCCCTGCGCCACCTGA
- a CDS encoding methyl-accepting chemotaxis protein, whose product MSMLTFQRKLWLPLVASLTCICAISVLHVFDARKLRYEERQADLANVDQAALKIVEGFAEDAGAGKISLDEAKRQAKSVLNDIRYGEDGYIAILGMDATAIQNPALPQNDGKDMSGFKDPAGFPVFQEVARMAASPSGEGFLRYLWVRPGQEKVSTKLARIASFKPWGWALVAGLYVDDIEDAFYESLKKTAGIMVLVSLLLSAIIVAVNRSLNRALGGSPEYAVAVAMQIAEQDLSQAVRLREGDSTSLLYAMAVMQRNLATMIAAIRGSAETIAAASSQIAIGNLDLSSRTETQASSLEETAASMEQLTQAVAQNAHHALEANHLAVATADVAHRGGQAMLKVNGTMQAINDSAARIEAIISSIDGIAFQTNILALNAAVEAARAGEQGRGFAGVASEVRVLAQRSAAAAKEIKILIDDSSASIGAGATIVADAGTTIDEVVRSVNEVATMISAITHSSNEQKTGIGHVNIAITEMDSVTQQNAALVEEAAAAAASLRDQAAALAELVSHFHLADTDAAADSAAVAGAASVHGRPRQLGNRKPALAGA is encoded by the coding sequence ATGTCCATGCTTACTTTCCAGCGCAAACTCTGGCTTCCTCTGGTGGCCAGCCTCACCTGCATCTGCGCCATTTCCGTGCTGCATGTGTTCGACGCACGCAAGTTGCGCTATGAGGAACGACAAGCGGACCTGGCCAACGTCGACCAGGCCGCATTGAAGATCGTCGAAGGCTTCGCCGAAGATGCCGGCGCCGGCAAGATCTCGCTCGACGAGGCCAAGCGCCAGGCGAAATCCGTGTTGAACGACATCCGCTATGGAGAAGACGGCTACATCGCCATCCTGGGCATGGATGCCACCGCGATTCAGAATCCCGCCCTGCCCCAGAATGACGGCAAGGACATGAGCGGCTTCAAGGACCCGGCCGGCTTCCCGGTCTTTCAGGAGGTGGCGCGCATGGCCGCCTCGCCTTCCGGCGAGGGCTTCCTGCGCTATCTCTGGGTACGTCCCGGCCAGGAAAAGGTGTCCACCAAGCTGGCGCGTATCGCCAGCTTCAAGCCCTGGGGCTGGGCGCTGGTCGCCGGCCTGTATGTGGACGATATCGAGGATGCCTTCTATGAGTCGTTGAAGAAGACGGCCGGCATCATGGTGCTGGTGAGCTTGCTGCTCTCGGCCATCATCGTGGCCGTCAACCGCAGCCTGAACCGGGCGCTGGGCGGCAGCCCTGAGTATGCGGTCGCGGTCGCCATGCAGATCGCCGAGCAGGACCTGAGCCAAGCGGTGCGGTTGCGCGAAGGCGATTCCACCAGCCTGCTCTACGCCATGGCCGTCATGCAGCGCAACCTGGCGACGATGATCGCAGCCATCCGCGGCAGCGCCGAGACCATCGCCGCCGCCTCTTCACAGATCGCCATCGGCAACCTGGACCTGTCCTCCCGCACCGAGACGCAGGCAAGTTCGCTGGAAGAAACGGCGGCGTCGATGGAGCAGTTGACCCAGGCCGTGGCCCAGAACGCGCATCACGCGCTGGAGGCCAACCACCTGGCGGTGGCGACGGCCGACGTCGCGCACCGGGGCGGCCAGGCCATGCTGAAGGTCAACGGCACCATGCAAGCCATCAATGACAGCGCGGCGCGCATCGAGGCGATCATTTCGTCCATCGACGGCATCGCCTTCCAGACCAACATCCTGGCCTTGAATGCCGCCGTGGAGGCGGCCCGCGCCGGCGAGCAAGGCCGCGGCTTCGCCGGCGTCGCGTCCGAAGTGCGCGTATTGGCCCAGCGCAGCGCCGCCGCGGCGAAAGAAATAAAGATCCTGATCGACGACTCCTCGGCCAGCATCGGCGCGGGCGCCACCATCGTGGCCGATGCGGGAACAACGATCGATGAGGTGGTGCGCAGCGTCAACGAGGTGGCGACGATGATCTCGGCCATCACCCATTCGTCCAACGAACAGAAGACCGGCATCGGTCACGTCAACATCGCCATCACCGAGATGGACTCGGTGACCCAGCAGAACGCCGCACTGGTGGAAGAAGCCGCGGCGGCGGCGGCCAGCCTGCGCGACCAGGCGGCGGCGCTGGCGGAATTGGTCAGTCACTTTCACCTGGCCGACACCGACGCTGCCGCCGACTCGGCGGCCGTCGCCGGCGCCGCGTCTGTCCACGGGCGACCGCGGCAGTTGGGCAACCGCAAGCCGGCGCTGGCCGGCGCCTGA
- a CDS encoding LysR family transcriptional regulator: protein MDRFSELKAFAVVAGAGGFSAAARTLGIAPSSVVRLIDALEKRIGARLLNRSTRTVTLTDSGRLYYDSVLTILEQTEEAESSASQEGIPQGRLKVSAPVTFSTRYIAPALFELQSLYPKLSVYLDLTDGISNLAEDSIDVAIRIGAPGTQSNLISRRLAGQRRVICASPDYFSAVGMPRTPAELQRHDCLVFAYGDGRQQWRFCLNADAGGAVDIVDVKGSLCVNNSEMLRQACLAGHGIAMLPDWLVMDDVRGGRLVWALQEYEANPGPMDVGIYAMYPPSREGAPKVQAFVDMLEKHLAGTLPTRQ, encoded by the coding sequence ATGGACAGGTTTTCAGAATTGAAGGCATTTGCCGTCGTCGCCGGCGCCGGCGGCTTTTCCGCCGCCGCGCGCACCCTGGGCATCGCCCCGTCGTCGGTGGTGCGGCTGATCGACGCATTGGAGAAGCGCATCGGCGCAAGATTGCTCAATCGCTCGACACGCACCGTCACGCTCACGGACAGCGGTCGCCTCTACTACGACAGCGTGCTGACCATCCTGGAGCAAACCGAGGAGGCGGAGAGCTCGGCCTCGCAAGAGGGCATTCCGCAAGGACGCCTCAAGGTCTCCGCGCCGGTGACCTTCAGCACGCGCTATATCGCGCCGGCCTTGTTCGAGCTGCAAAGCCTGTATCCCAAGCTCTCGGTCTATCTCGACCTGACCGACGGCATCAGCAACCTGGCGGAGGACTCCATCGATGTCGCCATACGCATCGGCGCGCCGGGAACGCAGTCCAACCTGATTTCCCGACGGCTGGCCGGCCAGCGCCGGGTCATTTGCGCCAGCCCCGATTATTTTTCCGCTGTCGGGATGCCGCGCACCCCGGCCGAGCTGCAACGGCACGACTGCCTGGTCTTCGCGTACGGCGACGGCCGGCAACAGTGGCGGTTCTGCCTGAATGCCGATGCGGGCGGCGCGGTGGACATCGTGGACGTCAAAGGTTCGCTGTGCGTCAACAACTCGGAAATGCTGCGCCAGGCTTGCCTGGCGGGCCATGGGATAGCGATGCTTCCGGATTGGCTGGTCATGGACGATGTCAGGGGCGGACGTCTTGTGTGGGCCCTTCAGGAGTATGAGGCCAATCCCGGACCCATGGATGTGGGCATCTACGCCATGTATCCGCCGAGCCGGGAGGGGGCGCCGAAGGTGCAGGCCTTCGTCGACATGCTCGAGAAGCACTTGGCCGGCACGCTGCCTACCAGGCAATAG
- a CDS encoding FAD binding domain-containing protein gives MNTHTLSCADSHARRPRAIVIGGSLGGLFAGNMLRHVGWDVDIYERSAGDLDSRGGGIVLQPDVVEVFRRIGVDIGATALGVRSAHRTVLNPDGTIRIKRRAPQTQTSWSLIYTTLKSSFGLGHYHQGKVLSHVEQDEGARTVTAIFEDGSRETGDLLVGADGGNSTVRRQFWPDQLPAYAGYLAWRGLVPEASMPESTREALHGDFGFASNTGSHILGYLVPGENNNVWPGHRFYNWVWYRVAAPEMLAGAMTDREGKRRAYSVPEGMLATVWIQHLREEATALLPPAFRHVVQVTREPFVQAIRDLAVDRMTAGRVVILGDAASIPRPHTAASTLKAAANALALADALQAHPDDIDGALAQWEPGQVAFGKHLMRQGIEAGKVLLFHHP, from the coding sequence ATGAACACTCACACACTCTCTTGCGCCGACAGCCATGCGCGCCGCCCGCGCGCCATCGTGATCGGCGGATCCCTCGGCGGCCTGTTTGCCGGGAACATGCTGCGCCACGTCGGATGGGACGTCGACATCTATGAGCGCTCGGCCGGCGACCTGGACAGCAGGGGCGGCGGCATCGTATTGCAGCCGGACGTGGTCGAGGTATTCAGGCGCATTGGCGTGGATATCGGCGCCACCGCGCTGGGAGTGCGTTCCGCGCATCGGACCGTGCTCAATCCGGATGGGACGATTCGCATCAAGCGCCGCGCGCCCCAGACCCAGACCTCCTGGTCCCTGATCTACACCACACTGAAATCGTCCTTCGGACTCGGGCACTATCATCAGGGGAAAGTACTCTCGCACGTCGAGCAGGACGAGGGCGCCCGGACGGTCACGGCCATATTCGAGGACGGCTCCCGCGAAACGGGCGACTTGCTGGTCGGCGCCGACGGCGGTAATTCGACTGTGCGGCGGCAATTCTGGCCCGATCAGCTGCCCGCCTACGCCGGCTATCTCGCATGGCGCGGCCTGGTGCCGGAAGCATCGATGCCCGAATCCACGCGCGAGGCGCTGCACGGCGACTTCGGGTTTGCGAGCAATACCGGGTCGCATATCCTTGGTTACCTGGTTCCGGGCGAGAACAACAATGTCTGGCCAGGACACCGGTTCTACAACTGGGTCTGGTACCGCGTCGCCGCCCCGGAGATGCTGGCCGGTGCGATGACCGACAGGGAAGGAAAGCGTCGCGCCTATTCCGTGCCGGAAGGCATGCTCGCCACCGTGTGGATACAACATCTGCGAGAGGAGGCGACGGCGCTGTTGCCGCCCGCCTTCCGCCATGTCGTGCAGGTGACCCGCGAACCCTTCGTCCAAGCCATCCGCGACTTGGCCGTCGACCGGATGACAGCGGGCCGTGTGGTCATCCTCGGCGACGCGGCGTCCATACCGCGGCCGCATACCGCCGCCAGCACATTGAAGGCGGCGGCCAATGCGCTGGCGCTGGCCGACGCTCTCCAGGCCCATCCCGACGATATCGACGGCGCGCTGGCGCAGTGGGAGCCGGGCCAGGTCGCTTTCGGAAAACACCTGATGCGACAGGGTATCGAGGCGGGCAAGGTATTGCTTTTCCACCATCCATGA
- a CDS encoding response regulator, with protein sequence MKNTEQHFLVVDDMATMRRVVMGLLKELEYVNMTDADDGSAGWKILEGATAPVTFVITDWNMPVMDGIALLKKIRSTPKLADLPVLVITAEAKKENVITAAQAGADGYIVKPFNAATLNDKITRILARRARPAN encoded by the coding sequence ATGAAAAATACCGAGCAGCATTTTCTCGTCGTGGACGACATGGCCACGATGCGTCGCGTGGTCATGGGGCTGCTGAAGGAACTCGAATACGTCAACATGACCGACGCCGACGACGGCTCGGCCGGATGGAAGATTCTTGAGGGAGCGACCGCTCCGGTCACCTTCGTGATCACCGACTGGAACATGCCGGTCATGGACGGCATCGCGCTGCTCAAGAAGATCAGGTCGACGCCCAAGCTGGCCGACCTGCCCGTGCTCGTGATCACTGCCGAAGCCAAGAAAGAGAACGTCATCACCGCCGCCCAGGCCGGCGCCGACGGCTATATCGTCAAGCCATTCAATGCGGCGACGCTCAACGACAAGATCACCAGGATCCTGGCGCGCCGCGCGCGGCCGGCGAACTGA
- the aqpZ gene encoding aquaporin Z: MNLSKKLTAEALGTFWLVLGGTGSAVLAAAFPALGIGFAGVSLAFGLTILTGAYAFGHISGGHFNPAVTIGLATARRFPLIDAVPYIVAQLLGAVAASALLSCIAGGQPGFDLAAGGLGANGYGAHSPGHFSLLAAFLAEATLSFVFLLVILGATRPQAPAGFAPIAIGLCLTLIHLISIPVTNTSVNPARSTAPALFVGGWAIEQLWLFWAAPVAGALAAGLLHPLLCEKEQ; encoded by the coding sequence ATGAACCTGAGCAAGAAACTCACAGCCGAGGCGCTGGGTACGTTTTGGCTGGTGCTGGGCGGCACCGGCAGCGCGGTGCTGGCGGCCGCATTTCCCGCCCTCGGCATCGGCTTCGCTGGCGTCTCGCTGGCTTTCGGCCTGACGATTCTGACCGGGGCCTACGCCTTCGGGCATATCTCCGGCGGCCACTTCAACCCGGCCGTCACCATCGGCCTGGCGACGGCGCGGCGCTTCCCGCTCATCGACGCGGTCCCGTACATCGTGGCGCAACTGCTCGGCGCCGTGGCCGCCAGCGCGCTGCTCTCCTGCATCGCCGGCGGACAGCCGGGCTTCGACCTCGCCGCCGGCGGTTTGGGAGCGAACGGCTACGGCGCGCATTCGCCCGGCCATTTCTCCTTGCTCGCGGCCTTCCTGGCCGAGGCGACGCTGAGCTTCGTGTTCCTGCTGGTGATCCTCGGCGCGACACGTCCCCAGGCGCCGGCCGGTTTCGCGCCGATCGCCATCGGCCTGTGCCTGACGCTGATCCACCTCATATCGATTCCCGTGACCAACACCTCGGTCAATCCGGCCCGCTCGACCGCGCCGGCGCTGTTCGTGGGCGGCTGGGCGATTGAGCAGCTCTGGCTGTTCTGGGCCGCGCCCGTGGCGGGGGCGCTGGCCGCCGGACTGCTGCATCCGTTGCTCTGCGAAAAAGAGCAGTGA
- a CDS encoding efflux transporter outer membrane subunit → MTLSRPRTSSSRLAARHLALALSAALALAGCATREVESDPITAMQVPDKWAGGALADVAHAEQLWPDSDWWKQFGSNELSTLVDEGQRNNFEIAAAFSRVRQAEAQARIAGAPLLPNVGLTANAARDLPISGGTASNSANATLQVSYEIDFWGKNRAGVDAAEATLRANRYDRETVALTVTSGIVSTYLQVLSLRDRLEIARQNVSNAERVLKLVEAQSRAGSASPLDLARQRSALANQKQLIPDLRQQEQDAQTALAILLGRPPQNFMVQEKGLAQIQMPRISAGLPSELLTRRPDIRRAEANLAAANANVAVARAALFPSISLTGSTGAQSSALLSLFDGPNLFASIGTGLIAPIFDGGRLRNQRDLAIAQKEELVQVYQQRVINSLSEVEKALGAIRSLEERYRLKNGEVDQARFAFELSEIRYRAGAEDLMVVLDTQRTLSEAQNQLGQIKLQRLQGTVSLYKALGGGWHDNAPGNGTTAP, encoded by the coding sequence ATGACCCTCAGCCGTCCACGCACATCAAGCTCAAGGCTCGCCGCCAGGCATCTGGCGCTGGCGTTGTCGGCCGCGCTGGCGCTGGCCGGCTGCGCCACGCGCGAGGTCGAGAGCGATCCGATCACCGCCATGCAGGTGCCCGACAAATGGGCCGGCGGCGCGCTGGCCGATGTCGCCCACGCCGAACAGCTGTGGCCCGACTCGGACTGGTGGAAGCAGTTCGGCAGCAATGAGCTGTCGACGCTGGTGGACGAAGGCCAGCGCAACAACTTCGAGATCGCCGCGGCGTTCTCGCGGGTGCGCCAGGCCGAGGCGCAGGCGCGCATCGCCGGCGCGCCGCTGCTGCCCAATGTCGGGCTGACCGCCAACGCCGCGCGCGACCTGCCGATCTCCGGCGGCACCGCATCCAATTCGGCCAACGCCACGCTGCAGGTCAGCTACGAAATCGACTTCTGGGGCAAGAACCGCGCCGGCGTCGATGCCGCCGAAGCCACGCTGCGCGCCAACCGCTACGACCGCGAGACGGTGGCGTTGACGGTGACCAGCGGCATCGTCTCCACTTACCTGCAGGTGCTGTCGCTGCGCGACCGCCTTGAGATCGCGCGCCAGAACGTCAGCAACGCCGAGCGCGTGCTCAAGCTGGTCGAAGCGCAGAGCCGCGCCGGTTCCGCCTCGCCGCTGGACCTGGCGCGCCAGCGCTCGGCGCTGGCCAACCAGAAGCAGCTGATCCCCGACCTGCGGCAGCAGGAGCAGGACGCGCAGACCGCGCTGGCCATCCTGCTCGGCCGTCCGCCGCAGAATTTCATGGTGCAGGAGAAGGGGCTGGCGCAGATCCAGATGCCGCGCATCTCGGCCGGCCTGCCTTCCGAGCTGCTCACGCGCCGTCCCGACATCCGCCGCGCCGAGGCCAACCTGGCCGCGGCCAACGCCAACGTCGCGGTGGCCCGCGCCGCGCTGTTCCCCAGCATCAGCCTGACCGGCTCCACCGGCGCCCAGAGCAGCGCGCTGCTGTCGCTGTTCGACGGCCCCAACCTGTTCGCCAGCATCGGGACCGGCCTGATCGCGCCGATCTTCGACGGCGGCCGCCTGCGCAACCAGCGCGACCTCGCCATCGCGCAGAAGGAGGAGCTGGTGCAGGTCTACCAGCAGCGCGTGATCAACTCGCTGTCCGAGGTGGAAAAGGCGCTGGGCGCGATCCGCAGCCTGGAAGAGCGCTATCGCCTGAAGAACGGCGAGGTCGACCAGGCCCGCTTCGCCTTCGAGCTCTCGGAGATCCGCTACCGCGCCGGCGCCGAGGACCTGATGGTGGTGCTGGACACCCAGCGCACCTTGTCGGAGGCGCAGAACCAGCTGGGCCAGATCAAGCTGCAGCGCCTGCAGGGCACGGTTTCGCTGTACAAGGCGCTGGGCGGCGGCTGGCATGACAATGCGCCGGGCAACGGGACGACGGCTCCCTGA
- a CDS encoding efflux RND transporter periplasmic adaptor subunit, with amino-acid sequence MSEQHDTTPPRQPAAAHTASRKAALAGGALLAALVAGGVAFWQTRPATPPPKPVALKLETVKVETADIEQVVNATGNVVAQNYVDVGAKVAGQIADVDVAIGETVKAGKLLVTISPAVQNGRIENNRAQLARLKAELAGQNAQLDFAQLQFQRQTQLKAENATREESYESSRMNMYAAAARVDATNAQIQQTEAGIRDDEAIQKQNRIEAPVGGTIVTMNARPGQMVGASQEALMRIADLSRMTVQVPVAEEDVTRLQKGMTAYFTTPGYPGKRWSGKLRQIMLLPTDDSGRHGKKAFYTVLFDVANPSRELMSGMTADVYFVLARVEHALTIPLSLVTKPGLDGTQGVKVVAEGGKLEARRIKIGIRDGERAQVLSGLKAGEQVLLPANPPAPAAPAQ; translated from the coding sequence ATGAGCGAGCAACACGACACCACTCCACCACGGCAGCCCGCGGCTGCGCACACCGCCTCGCGCAAGGCCGCGCTGGCCGGCGGCGCGCTGCTGGCGGCGCTGGTCGCCGGCGGCGTGGCGTTCTGGCAGACCCGCCCGGCGACGCCGCCACCCAAGCCGGTGGCGCTCAAGCTGGAAACGGTGAAGGTCGAGACGGCCGACATCGAACAGGTGGTCAACGCCACCGGCAACGTGGTGGCGCAGAACTACGTGGACGTGGGCGCCAAGGTCGCCGGGCAGATTGCCGACGTCGACGTGGCCATCGGCGAGACGGTCAAGGCCGGCAAGCTCCTGGTGACGATCTCGCCGGCCGTGCAGAACGGCCGCATCGAAAACAACCGCGCCCAGCTGGCGCGCCTGAAGGCCGAGCTGGCCGGGCAGAACGCCCAGCTCGATTTCGCCCAGCTGCAGTTCCAGCGCCAGACCCAGTTGAAGGCCGAGAACGCCACCCGCGAGGAATCCTACGAGTCCTCGCGCATGAACATGTACGCGGCGGCCGCGCGGGTGGACGCCACCAACGCGCAGATCCAGCAGACCGAGGCCGGCATCCGGGACGACGAGGCGATCCAGAAGCAGAACCGCATCGAGGCGCCGGTGGGCGGCACCATCGTCACCATGAACGCGCGCCCCGGCCAGATGGTCGGCGCCAGCCAGGAAGCGCTGATGCGCATTGCCGACCTGTCGCGCATGACGGTGCAGGTGCCGGTGGCCGAGGAAGATGTCACGCGCCTGCAGAAGGGCATGACCGCCTACTTCACCACGCCCGGCTACCCCGGCAAGCGCTGGAGCGGCAAGCTGCGCCAGATCATGCTGCTGCCCACCGACGATTCCGGCCGCCACGGCAAGAAGGCCTTCTACACGGTGCTGTTCGATGTGGCCAACCCCAGTCGCGAACTGATGAGCGGCATGACGGCTGACGTCTACTTCGTGCTGGCGCGGGTGGAGCATGCGCTGACCATTCCGCTCTCGCTGGTGACCAAGCCGGGGCTGGACGGCACCCAGGGCGTGAAGGTGGTGGCCGAGGGCGGCAAGCTGGAGGCGCGCCGGATCAAGATCGGCATTCGCGACGGCGAGCGCGCCCAGGTGCTGTCGGGCCTGAAGGCAGGCGAGCAGGTGCTGCTGCCGGCCAACCCGCCGGCGCCGGCCGCGCCGGCCCAATAA